TTACGCTCAACGTCCGTGACTTCGGCGCAAAAGGTGATGGCACGACCAAAGACACCGCAGCCATCCAGCAAGCTATCGACCGCTGCTCGGTCCTCGGAGGCGGCGAAGTCCTCGTCCCCGCAGGCAACTACCTCATCGGAGCCATCCAGCTCCGCACCCGCACACTGCTTCGCCTCGACCCCGACGCCACGCTCACCGGCAGCCCCGACTTCGACGACTATCCCGTCACCCAGGTTCGCTGGGAGGGCAAGTGGATCCAGGGCCACACCGCACTCATCTACGCCAACGGCGTCGAAGACATCGGCATCGTCGGCGCAGGCAAAATCATCGGCAACCCCGCACTCGGAGGTCGCCCACGCCCCACCTCGCCACTGCGCCACCCCGCGCTCATCGAGCCCATCAACTGCTCCAACATCCGCCTCGAAGGCTTCTCCACCAGCTACCACCTCATGTGGTCGATTCATCCCACTCTCTGCCAGAACATCGTCATCAAAAACCTCACCATCCGCTCCACCGGCGGCAACGGCGACGGCATCGACATCGACTCCTGCCAGCACGTCCTCATCGACCACTGCGAGATCTCCACCGGCGACGACTGCATCTCGCTCAAGTCCGGCCGCGGCGAAGAGGCCGCATCCCAGATTCCGTCTTCTGGAAATTCCAAGCCCGGCATCAATCCGGCGATCACCACCCGCGCAGCCATAACAACTGAAGACGTCACCATCACCAACTGCACCTTTGCCGATTCCATCTTCGCCTGCATCGGCATAGGCTCCGAGACCTCAGGCGGCATCCGCAACGTCCGCATCAGCAACTGCAAATTCACCCACGCCCGCAGCTTCGCCTTCTACATCAAGACCCGCACCGGCCGCGGCGCCTTCATCGAAGACATCACCGCCACCAACCTCGACCTCACCGGCGACTTCGCCGGCTTCCTCCGCATCGAGGGCCTCAAGAGCGGCATCCAGGATCAGGACCCCGTCCCCGGCGACGCCGGCATCCCCACCCTGCGCAACTTCCACTTCTCAAATATCCACGTCGAGAACGTGCCCGTGTTAGTCGAAGCCACATCGATCCACCCAAACAAGCCACTCACCGGCCTCACGCTCACGAACGTCACCGGCACCTGCCAGAAGGGCATCTTCCTCGCCAACGTAAAGAACGCCATCTTCCGCAACATCGACGTCAAAGGCTACACCGGCGCGTTGTTCAACACGTACAACTCAACCGGCGTAGGCATCAGAAACCCAGCCACCATCGAAGCCCCGAAACTCCCAGACGACATCCCCACACCC
This is a stretch of genomic DNA from Edaphobacter acidisoli. It encodes these proteins:
- a CDS encoding glycoside hydrolase family 28 protein, whose translation is MKDTLFARRNFLKTAALAAPAFSLIASAEAPQPSAPRKAPTHPATPKLTLNVRDFGAKGDGTTKDTAAIQQAIDRCSVLGGGEVLVPAGNYLIGAIQLRTRTLLRLDPDATLTGSPDFDDYPVTQVRWEGKWIQGHTALIYANGVEDIGIVGAGKIIGNPALGGRPRPTSPLRHPALIEPINCSNIRLEGFSTSYHLMWSIHPTLCQNIVIKNLTIRSTGGNGDGIDIDSCQHVLIDHCEISTGDDCISLKSGRGEEAASQIPSSGNSKPGINPAITTRAAITTEDVTITNCTFADSIFACIGIGSETSGGIRNVRISNCKFTHARSFAFYIKTRTGRGAFIEDITATNLDLTGDFAGFLRIEGLKSGIQDQDPVPGDAGIPTLRNFHFSNIHVENVPVLVEATSIHPNKPLTGLTLTNVTGTCQKGIFLANVKNAIFRNIDVKGYTGALFNTYNSTGVGIRNPATIEAPKLPDDIPTPAEPYTLH